In one window of Syngnathus typhle isolate RoL2023-S1 ecotype Sweden linkage group LG7, RoL_Styp_1.0, whole genome shotgun sequence DNA:
- the LOC133157080 gene encoding early endosome antigen 1-like isoform X4 has product MKSHSSAEDLSKHYELFHDTGDLPAHVAPTREDRSRLRQEVQDLHTSVKNDGQMSSEDSVLEMKLKGSETVARLAAEIVDIKSRYDKEKSLREAADQKTELLQQENEKLQTELQATDEQVATLRRKVDDTTAAMQELGRENQSLRVSEPQSLPFQRRAASYLLRLVLTIKQSQSLARKWAEDHEVRNCMTCHKGFSVTVRKHHCRQCGKIFCAECSSRKALMPFSTKPVRVCETCFEELQG; this is encoded by the exons ATGAAGTCCCACAGCTCAGCAGAGGACTTGTCCAAGCATTATGAGCTGTTCCACGACACTGGAGACCTTCCTGCTCATGTGGCCCCCACTAG GGAAGACCGATCAAGGTTGCGACAAGAGGTCCAGGACCTTCATACATCGGTTAAG AATGACGGACAGATGAGCTCAGAGGATTCAG tactaGAAATGAAGTTAAAGGGATCTGAGACGGTGGCCCGGCTGGCCGCAGAGATAGTAG ATATAAAGTCCCGTTATGACAAAGAGAAGAGTTTAAGGGAAGCTGCTGACCAGAAGACTGAGCTGCTTCAGCAAGAGAATGAGAAACTCCAGACTGAACTG CAAGCCACAGATGAGCAGGTGGCCACCCTGAGGCGCAAAGTTGACGACACGACGGCAGCCATGCAGGAGCTGGGCCGAGAGAACCAGTCCCTCCGGGTTAGTGAGCCACAGAGCCTACCTTTTCAGAGAAGAGCTGCTTCATATTTGCTGCGTTTGGTTCTTACGATTAAGCAGTCCCAGAGTCTTGCCAGGAAATGGGCAGAGGATCACGAGGTGCGGAACTGCATGACGTGTCACAAAGGCTTCTCTGTCACTGTCAGGAAG CATCACTGCAGACAGTGCGGAAAGATTTTCTGCGCCGAGTGTTCGTCAAGGAAGGCCTTGATGCCGTTCTCCACAAAACCCGTGCGGGTTTGCGAGACGTGTTTTGAGGAGCTGCAAGGCTGA
- the LOC133157080 gene encoding early endosome antigen 1-like isoform X1, whose protein sequence is MLRRILQMIPGIGGGQNAESEQPTTDVSHEQTSEGFICPQCMKSHSSAEDLSKHYELFHDTGDLPAHVAPTREDRSRLRQEVQDLHTSVKNDGQMSSEDSVLEMKLKGSETVARLAAEIVDIKSRYDKEKSLREAADQKTELLQQENEKLQTELQATDEQVATLRRKVDDTTAAMQELGRENQSLRVSEPQSLPFQRRAASYLLRLVLTIKQSQSLARKWAEDHEVRNCMTCHKGFSVTVRKHHCRQCGKIFCAECSSRKALMPFSTKPVRVCETCFEELQG, encoded by the exons ATGCTCCGACGGATATTACAAATG ATTCCTGGAATAGGAGGCGGTCAGAATGCAGAGTCGGAGCAGCCCACCACAGACGTTAGCCACGAGCAGACCTCTGAG GGCTTCATCTGTCCTCAATGCATGAAGTCCCACAGCTCAGCAGAGGACTTGTCCAAGCATTATGAGCTGTTCCACGACACTGGAGACCTTCCTGCTCATGTGGCCCCCACTAG GGAAGACCGATCAAGGTTGCGACAAGAGGTCCAGGACCTTCATACATCGGTTAAG AATGACGGACAGATGAGCTCAGAGGATTCAG tactaGAAATGAAGTTAAAGGGATCTGAGACGGTGGCCCGGCTGGCCGCAGAGATAGTAG ATATAAAGTCCCGTTATGACAAAGAGAAGAGTTTAAGGGAAGCTGCTGACCAGAAGACTGAGCTGCTTCAGCAAGAGAATGAGAAACTCCAGACTGAACTG CAAGCCACAGATGAGCAGGTGGCCACCCTGAGGCGCAAAGTTGACGACACGACGGCAGCCATGCAGGAGCTGGGCCGAGAGAACCAGTCCCTCCGGGTTAGTGAGCCACAGAGCCTACCTTTTCAGAGAAGAGCTGCTTCATATTTGCTGCGTTTGGTTCTTACGATTAAGCAGTCCCAGAGTCTTGCCAGGAAATGGGCAGAGGATCACGAGGTGCGGAACTGCATGACGTGTCACAAAGGCTTCTCTGTCACTGTCAGGAAG CATCACTGCAGACAGTGCGGAAAGATTTTCTGCGCCGAGTGTTCGTCAAGGAAGGCCTTGATGCCGTTCTCCACAAAACCCGTGCGGGTTTGCGAGACGTGTTTTGAGGAGCTGCAAGGCTGA
- the LOC133157080 gene encoding early endosome antigen 1-like isoform X3, whose translation MLRRILQMIPGIGGGQNAESEQPTTDVSHEQTSEGFICPQCMKSHSSAEDLSKHYELFHDTGDLPAHVAPTREDRSRLRQEVQDLHTSVKNDGQMSSEDSVLEMKLKGSETVARLAAEIVDIKSRYDKEKSLREAADQKTELLQQENEKLQTELQATDEQVATLRRKVDDTTAAMQELGRENQSLRSQSLARKWAEDHEVRNCMTCHKGFSVTVRKHHCRQCGKIFCAECSSRKALMPFSTKPVRVCETCFEELQG comes from the exons ATGCTCCGACGGATATTACAAATG ATTCCTGGAATAGGAGGCGGTCAGAATGCAGAGTCGGAGCAGCCCACCACAGACGTTAGCCACGAGCAGACCTCTGAG GGCTTCATCTGTCCTCAATGCATGAAGTCCCACAGCTCAGCAGAGGACTTGTCCAAGCATTATGAGCTGTTCCACGACACTGGAGACCTTCCTGCTCATGTGGCCCCCACTAG GGAAGACCGATCAAGGTTGCGACAAGAGGTCCAGGACCTTCATACATCGGTTAAG AATGACGGACAGATGAGCTCAGAGGATTCAG tactaGAAATGAAGTTAAAGGGATCTGAGACGGTGGCCCGGCTGGCCGCAGAGATAGTAG ATATAAAGTCCCGTTATGACAAAGAGAAGAGTTTAAGGGAAGCTGCTGACCAGAAGACTGAGCTGCTTCAGCAAGAGAATGAGAAACTCCAGACTGAACTG CAAGCCACAGATGAGCAGGTGGCCACCCTGAGGCGCAAAGTTGACGACACGACGGCAGCCATGCAGGAGCTGGGCCGAGAGAACCAGTCCCTCCGG TCCCAGAGTCTTGCCAGGAAATGGGCAGAGGATCACGAGGTGCGGAACTGCATGACGTGTCACAAAGGCTTCTCTGTCACTGTCAGGAAG CATCACTGCAGACAGTGCGGAAAGATTTTCTGCGCCGAGTGTTCGTCAAGGAAGGCCTTGATGCCGTTCTCCACAAAACCCGTGCGGGTTTGCGAGACGTGTTTTGAGGAGCTGCAAGGCTGA
- the LOC133157080 gene encoding early endosome antigen 1-like isoform X2 codes for MLRRILQMIPGIGGGQNAESEQPTTDVSHEQTSEGFICPQCMKSHSSAEDLSKHYELFHDTGDLPAHVAPTREDRSRLRQEVQDLHTSVKNDGQMSSEDSVLEMKLKGSETVARLAAEIVDIKSRYDKEKSLREAADQKTELLQQENEKLQTELQATDEQVATLRRKVDDTTAAMQELGRENQSLRQSQSLARKWAEDHEVRNCMTCHKGFSVTVRKHHCRQCGKIFCAECSSRKALMPFSTKPVRVCETCFEELQG; via the exons ATGCTCCGACGGATATTACAAATG ATTCCTGGAATAGGAGGCGGTCAGAATGCAGAGTCGGAGCAGCCCACCACAGACGTTAGCCACGAGCAGACCTCTGAG GGCTTCATCTGTCCTCAATGCATGAAGTCCCACAGCTCAGCAGAGGACTTGTCCAAGCATTATGAGCTGTTCCACGACACTGGAGACCTTCCTGCTCATGTGGCCCCCACTAG GGAAGACCGATCAAGGTTGCGACAAGAGGTCCAGGACCTTCATACATCGGTTAAG AATGACGGACAGATGAGCTCAGAGGATTCAG tactaGAAATGAAGTTAAAGGGATCTGAGACGGTGGCCCGGCTGGCCGCAGAGATAGTAG ATATAAAGTCCCGTTATGACAAAGAGAAGAGTTTAAGGGAAGCTGCTGACCAGAAGACTGAGCTGCTTCAGCAAGAGAATGAGAAACTCCAGACTGAACTG CAAGCCACAGATGAGCAGGTGGCCACCCTGAGGCGCAAAGTTGACGACACGACGGCAGCCATGCAGGAGCTGGGCCGAGAGAACCAGTCCCTCCGG CAGTCCCAGAGTCTTGCCAGGAAATGGGCAGAGGATCACGAGGTGCGGAACTGCATGACGTGTCACAAAGGCTTCTCTGTCACTGTCAGGAAG CATCACTGCAGACAGTGCGGAAAGATTTTCTGCGCCGAGTGTTCGTCAAGGAAGGCCTTGATGCCGTTCTCCACAAAACCCGTGCGGGTTTGCGAGACGTGTTTTGAGGAGCTGCAAGGCTGA